A region of the Vigna unguiculata cultivar IT97K-499-35 chromosome 9, ASM411807v1, whole genome shotgun sequence genome:
ATgattaataaactaataaaaaaagactaataaCATGTTCCACCCTTATCCTTAGTCAAACAATCCAAggtgatatatataaatagagtCGATCCCATTGAAACAAAACACAACACAGAACATTATCAAACATTATCAAAATCCAACTCCAGCTTCTTCTACTGATCTTTCACAAATTGTGGCTATGGTGAAACAACTAAAACTTAGGAACAAAATCTTGAAGGTGCTGCCAAAAGCAGTTGCAGCAGTGACCATGACATTTCAAAACCCTCCGTTCAGCCCAGGAAGGGACCATAAATCGAAACCTATCGTGTCCATGATACCACACGAAGCTAGAAGAAAAACCCACGATAGAAATGGCATCGATGGAGTTTATTCTCAGGAACCCACTTCACCGAAAATCTCCTGCATGGGTCAGATCAAGCACAAGAAGAAACAGATAAAACAAGCCAAGACCAAGAGCGCGACCAGGCCAAAAGAAGTTGCTTGCAACAAATCATCGACTGCTTCAAGAGACACAGAGGTGAAGAAGCACGCTTCAACGTTTCAGAAGATGTTATTATTCCACGCGGCGAAGCCAAAATCCGAGGGAAGAAAGTCCAACGCGTCTGCTCCGGGAGATATTCGTGACAGGGATGATGGTCATGGTGCGGCGGCACGTGCACCGCACGTGAGTCAGATGAGAAGGTTCTCGAGTGGACGTGACGCTCTTGCTAATTTTGATTGGAGGGTGGCTcaggcggcggcggcggcggatGAAGAGGAAATTGATTACTATTCCGATGACTATAGAGTGGAGAGTAGTGACGGTGAAGAAGAGGA
Encoded here:
- the LOC114196318 gene encoding uncharacterized protein At1g76070-like, with protein sequence MVKQLKLRNKILKVLPKAVAAVTMTFQNPPFSPGRDHKSKPIVSMIPHEARRKTHDRNGIDGVYSQEPTSPKISCMGQIKHKKKQIKQAKTKSATRPKEVACNKSSTASRDTEVKKHASTFQKMLLFHAAKPKSEGRKSNASAPGDIRDRDDGHGAAARAPHVSQMRRFSSGRDALANFDWRVAQAAAAADEEEIDYYSDDYRVESSDGEEEDEEVMIPFSAPILVGGGVGVLNLKPRKEINLWKRRTMAPPMPLQLHGTN